TTAGGGCTGCGGCTGTTCCACACCTCGCAGCACCCCGAAGGTGTAACCTCACCGAGCGTTAGCTCAGAGCGGAGCCGGGGAGATTTGGGCTCCGCCACGCTCCGTCCGGCGAGGAGCACGAGGGGCGCCCCGCCAGCACCtccctcagctcctgcagcagctcgaGCTCCTGTCTCCAcggagaaaaagggaaaacacaaaacCGTGCTCTAACTCAGGCCGGTTGCAGGCAAGGTAATTTCCACATGAGTTAGCAGAACAGCTAGTTGGGAATTCCtgataaaatctatttttctttgaaaacagactGATTCAGTGAAATGTGAAAGCTTTCCACTGGAAAGAATTAGTTTTGCTGGATTTCTCAACTAATTCTCTAGAAAATTTGTAAACGGTCAGAAGATTTTAACCACCACTGCTCTTTTTTCAGACTCAGATTTATACCCTTACAGCTTGGCACAAACCCAGGACATTTTGACATAATCATTTATTTGCTCAAACCTCCAAATTCTACAGATTTCTTAACCTCGTTTTGAATCAAGAAAAAGCTTCTCcaggctttcttttcctttgttaagGCTCATtgccccctgccctggcagccTCTCCAGCCCCTTTGCTAGGCCAGACCTCTCTTCCACCCCTCTTACCCTCCACCACGAGTCTTTTTGCTGCCGCTCCATGGGGACAGGGCGCAGCCCAGGGACAGACCGTCCTCGGGAGCGCTCAGGAAGCCCTGACACCAAccccagcactgcacacagTGTCCCTGCAGATCACACAGATGTCCCCAGCTCCGTGTCCCTGCGAGGCACGGCCGACGCAGCAAGCCTTGGGCGAGGAGGACACCGGCGGGAGGCAGAACATCTCACAGTGAAACACACAGAAAGTACAGCCCGGGAGGTGGCTGAAATGAGGAACGCACCAAATGTACCAGGGACACCCCCTCGAAGTCTGCAGCAGCGTTTTGGGCTCCATCCAGGAGCACCCCTGGGACAAAAAGCAACACCCGGGGAGCAGAGGGCGGCTGGCATGAGCCAGGACCCCGAGGgactgcagggagctgggagcaggggccgGGTGCGTGCAGAAGCGGGTCCAGCAAACACCCGTGGGCACCAGCCCCGGCGTCCCAGCAGCGATGcaggcagcctggggaaggagTGCGTTTAACAGCAAAAATGCCCTTTGTTTCACAGTAAAACCATGATAAgcttgagaggaaaaaaaaaaaaaaaaaggaaagaggtaaTTGGGATTTTAAGTGAATTCCAAGCCCTTTTGCTCTCACATCCCCTAGCACAACAGGTGTGTGGACGAGGAGGTGGCGTGCGCTGGGCCGGCTGGGGACTTTCAAGGTGGAACCAGAGAGATGTGAAACACAAGAGGTTTTGGCACGCCCtgatcttttccctttcccagagctggccccagcccccgGATGGTGGGAGAGCCGCGAGGCTACGCAGACAACCACCTTTTCACAGCGGCTTTCAGGAGGGACAGACCAACAcaagcagcccaggctgggcttTCTTCTCCTTAGTGCTGAAAACAGTGGAGGGCAGGGCAGAACCACCCCCTGCGGCTACTTATTTaagtattaattaattattaattatttaatttcttccgCAAACTAGCGTTGATGGGGACACCTTCCTTCTCAAGagcaagggggctgcaggaaccCAGACCCTCCTGGTGCCTGCCCAGCGCTGGGCTCAGCCCCGACGTTGCTCTGCAAAACACCCGAGATGCTGGACACGCGTGCCccaaataatattaataataatattaataataattagcaTTCTGACCAAtagctgcagctcccagcaccggCCTACACTTTAGTGTCACCATCTGCTGGCCTCTCCTTGGCTGCCTTCTCCGTTTTGGGATGGGGCACGAAGCCGCCCACCCTGCTGCCCCGCAGAGCCCCGCACCCCGGCGGCTTCTGCCCCCTCCTCAGGAGGCAGCACGCCCCGTAGCCCAGGCACagcaggatgctcagcaccaccaccagcgCCGCCAGCGCCCCTTTGGGACGCGGGCAGGGCCACCAGGGGTGGCTGCTGAGCGGGGCCGAGAAGTTGCCGCGGCGGTGGCGGTAGGCGCAGAGCGCCCGGTCCAGGTCGGGCAGGCGGACGCGCGCCGCCCGCAGCGTGTCCAACCAGCCCAGCCCGCAGCAGCTGAAGGGGTTCCCGGCCACCCACAGCACCCGCAGGCTGCGGGCCCAGCTCGCCACGGCCAGCTTGGCCAGCGCCGGCAGGTTGTTGTCGCGGACGTCCAGGCTTTCCAGCGAGGAGCAGAAAAGACCCGCGGGCAAAAGGCTCAAGCGATTGCCCGAGAGGTCCAAGGCTTTGAGCGCGCCCAGGCAGGGGAGCTCTGCCGTGCCGTCCCCCATCTGGTTCCCCCGCAGCcagagctcctgcagggagAGCTCCAGgccccccagggctgccttgggcagggacaAGCCCGTGTTCTCGGACAGGTCTAGGGAGAGCAGCGAGGTCTGGTTGAAGGCGTAGGGCTGCAGCCGGGTGATGTTGTTCCTGTAGAGGCTGAGGTGCTTCAGGTGGGGGACGTTGTAGAAGGCGGTGCAGGGTCCTGCCCCGTGAGGGCCCCCTCCTGACGTCCCCCCACGGTCACCTCCCCGGCTCTCACAGGGCTGGAGGCTGTTGGAGCCCAGGTCGATCGTTTCCAGCTGGGGCAGAAAATCAAAAAACCAACGTGGCAAGGCGCGGATGAGGTTGTCGTGGAGGTCCAGAGAGCGCACGGAGAGGGACACGTTCTCCTGCGAGGTGGCCACGCTGTCCCCTTCTGTGCCACCTGTAAGCGTCTCCCTCGTTACGTCCTGGAGACAATTCGTGGCCACGCTGAGGTTGTGCAGAGAGCTCAGGccatggaagaaagaaaatgggaacagctgcagctggttATTGCTGAGATCCAAGTCAGCCACACGGGTGAGGCCAGCTGTGGTGCTGGAGGACCCGTTAAACCTCGCCAGCTCGTCGTAGTGCAGCGCGAACGCTGCTGGGTGGCGTGAGCTCGGGGCCAGCGAGGCAATGAGGTTGTTGGAGAGGTTTAAGTGCGTGAGGTAATGCGCTTTGGGGAGCTCTGGGAAATAGAGGAGCCTGTTGTGGCTCAGGTCGAGCACCTGAAGCAGGTAGGGTTCCTCTCCGTCCTCCGAGACGAAGAGCTCCAGGGCGTTGTGGCTCAGGTTTAAAACTCGCAGCTGCCTGAGGCTGAAGCCGGAGATGCAGTGGAGGGAATTGAAGGCCAGGTTCaccacctccagctcctccagagcCCCAAAGGCTCCCTCCTCGATTTCCATGATGTAGTTGTTGCTGAGGTTGAGCTCGCTCAGCGCCGGCGTGCTCCAGAAGATGCCCGCGGGCAGCCTCGTCATCCTGTTCCCGGACAGGTCCAGCTTCTTCAGCGTGCTGAGGCTGCTGAGGTACCAGCCCGCCATGTGGCTCTCCAGGTTGTTTGCCGACAGGTCCAGGACCTCGATGTTGCTGAGCAAGCCGAAGGCTCGCCCGTTAGCGAGGTAATTGCGGTCCAGGCGGTTGGAGCCCAGGAGGAGAGAGCGCAGCTGGGGGAGCTGAGCCAGGGCGGCTCCCGACACCGCCTCCAGCTGGTTGAAGCACACGTCCAGGTGCTCGAGCTGCCCGAACCCCCGCATGCGGCTCTCCGACAGGTTTCGGATGAAGTTGTTGGAGAGCTCGAGGTACTTCACTCCTTGGCCAAGCTcctctggaaagctgtgcaggcCAGCACCCTTGCATGACACCTTCGTGGGGCTCTagggagaagcaggaaaacCCATCAGCATGGGACAGGACGTGCAAAGGCACCTCCAGGCAGGGGATCTGCTCTTCTCCACGTGCCTGAGCGGTGGGAAGATGAGCCCCGTTCCATGTCCTACCCTGCGATGGTAAGGGGCCAGGCCACCGAAAGCTGCTCAGGAGACAAGAAGCTTGTCTGCAGGGCCCGAGGGCTGTCAGAGGGGATGGGAGACGTAGcctttgcttttatgtttgtgGATGGTGCAGTTTTCTGGTTTGCAGTGCCCTGTCACAGGGTGGCACCCGAGCCGGTGGCCTGGCtcacctgctcctgccctggtgCAGGCTGGTGTCACCGACGGCACCGTTTCGGTGGCCCACACCCCTCGGGCTGCCGGCAGGCATCAGATGGCTTCTGCAGGTCATCACCAACACCCCAAGCCTCAGCCCTCGGGGACAAGCGCAGCTGAGCTGcgcagaagggaaggaaaaacctctgcctgctgctgtttctgagcaAGGAGAAGCCTTGGTGTCTGGTTGTCCTCCCAGGCAGCCCTGCAAGCACCATGGGCAAAGGGTAGGGGCAGCACTGACAGTGCCAGAGcatccctgtcccctcctggcggctgcaccttcccctccctccaaaGTGGTCCCCCTCGAAGGGCACCCCAGGGCATCGCCTTGGCGGAGTGGGGGGGACCTGCTCGAggtgccaccagcacagcaggacggggagcagctgggaagggCCCCGGGCAAAGAGGCTCGAAGGCAGGAGAGCCGAGGGGAGGACGAAGGTGGgaagacagggaaggaaaaggagatggaGGCCGGATGAGGATGGACGGGGGGATTTGCGTTTGGAACCTCCCTGCGCTGCACAGCGGGACGGGTGCTCGGGCCCAGCTCAGAGCCGGCGGGGAGCGCTGGGGCTGCGACAGCCCTCGGAAGCAGCCTTACCTGCTGGCACGGCAGGGGCTTGGgcctcccctcccagccaggctgggctctgAGGACGGccgggagcaggcagagcagcaagcATCGTGGCCCGGCGAGCCGGGCTCCCAGCCGGAGCATGGTGGGCTGCGggcgctgccagccctgcccgctCCGCCGGTGCTCTCCGGCGAGCCGGGCTCGCTATAAATAAGCCTCAGCGTGGGATGGGGGAAGGAGATAACGCGGGGGGTGTTCGCAGCTACGGAAGTGGGAGAAGAGAGACATACGActacagaggggaaaaacagtGCACGAAGCcacaaggaagggaaagagaaaccgctggagcagggaggaggcagggctgcGGAGGGGCTCAGGTGATCGACCGAAACCGCCGTGGAAATCAAGTGCCAGGGAGGAAAGCTGCTACCTGGGAAAGCAGAGGGTTGCTGCAGGGGTTCCCCGGCTCTTCTCCAGTTTcctctgccctgtgccagggctgggctgtgcccggaccccagcagcagccaccaggacCCCTGGGACCccctgggacaccagggccgCAGTGGAGCTTGGTGCCCAGGGGAGCAAATTctcctcccggccccgcagccggggCTCCCCCATGGCACTTGTGTGCCCTGGGAACCAACCGCTGCGGCTTTCACCGCCCGGCCCCCAGGGCATGGGGTgcccagcacaaagcagagccCTCAGAGAGGGACCAGGGGTGAACGCGGCCCCTGGCACTGTCAGCCCTTCCCTTGTCCCCAGCGGGATgcgcagggctgggctcctcACTGCTACATCCCTGCATCCCCACCAGGCCTGGAAACGGGCGTCTGGGTCACGCAGGAGACATGGGGACACCTCCTGTGGCAGCTCCAGGTTGTGTCCGGGTCCCCAGAGCCGCACACCACGGACACAGGTGTTTTCGTGGTGACATCTCCGTGTCCCTGTGCCACCTAGTGGTGACACAGTCCCTGGGGACACAGGGCCGTGGCCAGGGCCACCTCACAGCAGACTTCACGGTGAGTTCTGCAAAACGgacttttgctgctttttttggcTCCAGGCGGCCGATCTCCTTCCACCTGTAGGAACGCGTCCgggctgctgcccagccttAGCTGTTGTTCCAGAAGTAGAGCTGTTGCTCCTGCTCCTAGACGTGCCTGGCAGAATAATAaatgataacaacaacaataatatttttccctttttgcatATCTGTGCAACTGGTTACACCTAACgatgcagcagcccagcttcCCCCGATGGTGCCCTGACGGTGGATGTGCTCCACCGCAGCCCGGGCcaaaggcagctgcaggagaacaGCCCTCGATTGCTCCCGGAGGCGATCGATGTGAGGCTAGCACATCTGTGCAGATGTGGGAGCAGCCACCGACCTCTGGCCGAACCTGTgcggccccggcccccagccAGCACCTCCCAGGGAGCTGCCCTGCGCACCGGCACCTCCCGGGGAACCCCAGCCCTCGCCCCGGCCACCGGGCTCGGGTCCGCATAGCAGGCACGGCGGTGAAATCAGCCAAAAGTCCCTGATCAGAAGCAAGGGACTTCTGCAGAGAATCCCTGGGCACTCACGTCCCGAACCTGTGAACTCCCCGTGCTGAAGAAAACCCGGCACCCGAGGTCTCAGCAGTGGGGTGCGCGGATGCTCTGGAGCCGAGCTGTAAGGCCACCTGCCCCCTAAGCCATGCTGGCACAAAcccaaaaccagaacaaagcgccttttgtttcctcctccaCCTTGTGCTGCCTCTCATTTGGGGCATCATTCTAGGTGCCCTGCTCCCACGGAGGGTGATCCCcgagccagggcagcagcacccctcGGACGAGCTCCTCTGCACCCACCACCTGCCAGTGCTGAGCATTGAGGAACACCCAGAGATCAGGAAAAAGctttatttgcaaagaaaatattgacaATTTACATAAACTTACATCCTAATTTATATacattatgtatattttatatacagatAGTGTCTTG
This window of the Cygnus atratus isolate AKBS03 ecotype Queensland, Australia chromosome 13, CAtr_DNAZoo_HiC_assembly, whole genome shotgun sequence genome carries:
- the LOC118245411 gene encoding transforming growth factor beta activator LRRC32-like codes for the protein MLRLGARLAGPRCLLLCLLPAVLRAQPGWEGRPKPLPCQQSPTKVSCKGAGLHSFPEELGQGVKYLELSNNFIRNLSESRMRGFGQLEHLDVCFNQLEAVSGAALAQLPQLRSLLLGSNRLDRNYLANGRAFGLLSNIEVLDLSANNLESHMAGWYLSSLSTLKKLDLSGNRMTRLPAGIFWSTPALSELNLSNNYIMEIEEGAFGALEELEVVNLAFNSLHCISGFSLRQLRVLNLSHNALELFVSEDGEEPYLLQVLDLSHNRLLYFPELPKAHYLTHLNLSNNLIASLAPSSRHPAAFALHYDELARFNGSSSTTAGLTRVADLDLSNNQLQLFPFSFFHGLSSLHNLSVATNCLQDVTRETLTGGTEGDSVATSQENVSLSVRSLDLHDNLIRALPRWFFDFLPQLETIDLGSNSLQPCESRGGDRGGTSGGGPHGAGPCTAFYNVPHLKHLSLYRNNITRLQPYAFNQTSLLSLDLSENTGLSLPKAALGGLELSLQELWLRGNQMGDGTAELPCLGALKALDLSGNRLSLLPAGLFCSSLESLDVRDNNLPALAKLAVASWARSLRVLWVAGNPFSCCGLGWLDTLRAARVRLPDLDRALCAYRHRRGNFSAPLSSHPWWPCPRPKGALAALVVVLSILLCLGYGACCLLRRGQKPPGCGALRGSRVGGFVPHPKTEKAAKERPADGDTKV